Proteins encoded in a region of the Stieleria neptunia genome:
- a CDS encoding sulfatase-like hydrolase/transferase, with translation MMRLCWLALLSAAFCCHAASASADDRPNIVVIVADDLGYGETGMMGNREIPTPHIDALADGGVRCTAGYVTSSYCSPSRAGMLTGRYQSRFGYDINPTGKRNLLPDAGLPTSETTFVKTLNEAGYRTGLVGKWHLGATPSRHPMQRGFDSFYGFLHEGHFYVPGSHVDGVPYPNVLTMIRDASLDAGERVRSDNLIRGNYARMSEPSYDQDNPIMRGTEVIEEPRYLTEAITDEAVSFIDRHHDDPFCLMVCYNAVHSPMQAKLEDCQALRRITDVQRRIFAGMLISLDRGVGAITAAIDEHRLRRNTLVVFLSDNGGPTAELTSSNAPLRGGKGSLYEGGVRIPMVWSFPGRLPEGVSEPRPVISLDIAATALDLAGLPANAQADGVSIFQWIDNPIATGRQHLYWRMPGGKQALRSGDWKIVRPKRGEPIELYHLKIDPSEEHDLAAMQREKLSELINRWQAFDAQMAPLAP, from the coding sequence ATGATGAGACTCTGTTGGTTGGCGCTGCTCTCTGCCGCATTCTGTTGCCACGCTGCATCGGCCTCGGCCGACGATCGCCCCAACATCGTGGTCATCGTCGCCGATGACTTGGGGTATGGCGAAACCGGGATGATGGGCAACCGGGAAATCCCGACGCCCCACATCGACGCCCTGGCCGATGGCGGCGTCCGCTGTACCGCCGGATATGTCACGTCGTCCTACTGCAGCCCCTCTCGCGCCGGCATGCTCACCGGACGCTACCAGTCCCGGTTCGGATACGACATCAATCCGACCGGAAAACGAAATCTGCTTCCCGATGCGGGGCTGCCGACCTCTGAAACCACCTTCGTCAAAACACTCAACGAAGCGGGGTACCGGACCGGGTTGGTCGGCAAATGGCATTTGGGAGCGACCCCGTCGCGGCATCCGATGCAGCGTGGGTTCGATTCCTTTTACGGGTTCTTGCACGAGGGGCATTTCTATGTCCCGGGATCACATGTCGACGGAGTTCCGTACCCGAACGTGCTGACGATGATTCGCGACGCCAGCCTGGATGCGGGCGAGCGCGTCCGCAGCGACAATTTGATCCGTGGCAACTATGCCCGCATGAGTGAACCGTCGTACGACCAAGACAACCCGATCATGCGGGGCACGGAAGTCATCGAAGAGCCGCGTTATCTGACCGAAGCGATCACCGACGAAGCGGTTTCGTTCATCGACCGACATCACGACGATCCGTTCTGTCTGATGGTCTGCTACAACGCCGTGCACAGCCCGATGCAGGCCAAGTTAGAAGATTGCCAGGCCTTGCGCAGAATCACCGACGTCCAACGCCGCATCTTTGCCGGCATGTTGATTTCGCTCGATCGCGGCGTCGGCGCGATCACCGCAGCGATCGACGAGCACCGATTGCGCCGCAACACGCTGGTCGTCTTTCTCAGCGACAACGGCGGGCCGACCGCCGAGCTGACCAGCAGCAACGCCCCGCTGCGAGGCGGAAAGGGGTCGCTCTACGAAGGCGGTGTGCGAATCCCGATGGTCTGGAGTTTCCCAGGCCGCTTGCCCGAAGGCGTCTCCGAACCGCGACCGGTCATCAGTCTGGACATCGCGGCGACGGCACTGGATCTGGCCGGGCTGCCGGCGAACGCCCAAGCCGATGGCGTCAGCATCTTTCAATGGATCGACAACCCGATCGCGACCGGTCGTCAACATCTTTATTGGCGAATGCCCGGCGGAAAACAGGCGCTGCGGAGCGGCGACTGGAAAATCGTGCGTCCCAAACGGGGCGAACCGATCGAGCTGTACCATCTGAAAATCGATCCCTCCGAAGAGCATGATTTGGCCGCCATGCAGCGTGAGAAGCTGAGCGAGCTGATCAACCGCTGGCAGGCCTTCGATGCACAAATGGCGCCCTTGGCCCCCTGA
- a CDS encoding DNA translocase FtsK, whose protein sequence is MSADLINDTPATPDFARDVGAIMLIALTILLTISLVTRNPADPLEEPFWPISGLHLPDVLVYPPAEQITNACGYWGALIASAMMTSMGLASGIVVAALGGTAIALLRRGRLNAPVLRSLGGTIILLGTATAAAMLPIENEGITIFGAGGVLGAMSSTWLLEHFNASGAWILTLTLLVIGTLLTTDYAILYASRRIVAGSAQVSRRGVQRAAQAIPPALRPRRKPFQEHPAPFVASPDADQAQATAEPAQTVSTVETDSQEAAEDESETSRSEPRIKVRAGKRRKGAAEGDAAEADSAVAVSQPPESTDQDDDYEEYEDEDSGGDEAGHDNPAIREIEVGDETVALRGDQPHDLPGPKIRLPKKSKTEDELDQLYEDMVEDAPAGSEEYHLPRVDLLEASDDIDYDEQLSEVRRKAKILEATFADFGFNIRVVEIETGPVIAQYEIELEAGLRLSKITSLAEDLAIGLRVPSVRIVAPIPGKNTVGIEVPNEKRQAVRLRDVMEESDMRSLKMNIPVFLGKDVSGNPMVVDLAKMPHLLIAGRTGTGKSVCLNAIITSILMTCRPDEVRMLMIDPKMVELSGYGKLPHLMHPVITDMRKAEAILAWAVEKMEERYSLLANAGVRHINSFNDLGRDEVLRRLEIDPEDDNGSVPDKLPFIVIVADEMADLMMTAGKDVEQHIIRLAQKSRAVGIHLILATQKPTVDVITGLIKSNLPARLSFQVASKTDSRVVLDENGADKLLGNGDMLFLWPGTSTLIRGQGTYLSDEEIDLICAHCSMGEQNFVGELMNLKVASDEEGDGPSLNEDRPDIYDSAVEVIIREGRGSCSLLQRHLGIGYGRAAKLIDFMAEDGIVGQYNGSKARDVLLSLEQWHEMQGLDPPEPDDESGEPRPPSAIAAEDEEGEEGDEEYEEYEEEDEEDWEE, encoded by the coding sequence ATGTCGGCCGACCTGATCAACGATACTCCTGCAACGCCGGACTTCGCTCGCGATGTCGGTGCGATCATGCTGATTGCGCTGACGATCCTGTTGACGATTTCATTGGTGACGCGCAACCCGGCCGATCCGCTGGAGGAGCCGTTTTGGCCGATCAGCGGATTGCATCTGCCGGATGTCTTGGTTTATCCGCCGGCCGAGCAGATCACCAATGCGTGCGGCTATTGGGGCGCGTTAATCGCGTCGGCGATGATGACGTCGATGGGGTTGGCGTCGGGGATCGTGGTGGCAGCGCTTGGTGGGACCGCCATTGCGTTGTTGCGTCGTGGCCGGCTGAACGCGCCGGTGCTGCGTTCATTGGGCGGCACGATCATTTTGTTGGGCACGGCCACGGCTGCGGCGATGCTTCCGATCGAGAACGAAGGCATCACGATTTTTGGTGCCGGGGGAGTGTTGGGGGCGATGTCGTCGACGTGGCTCTTGGAGCATTTCAACGCCAGCGGTGCGTGGATTTTGACATTGACGTTGCTGGTGATTGGGACGCTTTTGACGACCGACTATGCGATCTTGTACGCCAGCCGTCGCATCGTTGCCGGCAGTGCCCAGGTCTCACGTCGCGGCGTGCAGCGGGCGGCGCAAGCGATTCCACCGGCGCTGCGTCCGCGGCGTAAACCGTTCCAAGAGCATCCGGCGCCCTTTGTGGCGTCGCCGGACGCGGACCAAGCCCAGGCAACCGCCGAGCCGGCGCAGACCGTGTCGACCGTGGAAACGGATTCGCAAGAGGCCGCCGAAGACGAGTCCGAAACGTCTCGGTCGGAGCCGCGGATCAAGGTCCGTGCGGGCAAGCGTCGCAAGGGGGCTGCCGAGGGCGACGCGGCCGAGGCGGACTCAGCCGTCGCCGTTTCCCAACCGCCAGAATCGACCGACCAGGACGACGACTACGAAGAATACGAGGATGAGGATTCCGGCGGTGACGAAGCTGGACACGACAATCCCGCGATTCGTGAAATCGAAGTCGGCGACGAAACCGTCGCACTGCGCGGCGACCAGCCGCACGATCTTCCGGGACCCAAGATTCGACTGCCCAAGAAAAGCAAGACCGAAGACGAACTGGATCAGCTCTATGAAGACATGGTCGAAGACGCTCCGGCGGGAAGCGAAGAGTACCACTTGCCGCGCGTCGATTTGCTGGAAGCCAGCGATGACATCGACTACGACGAACAGCTGAGCGAAGTTCGCCGCAAGGCAAAGATCCTGGAGGCGACGTTTGCCGATTTCGGCTTTAACATCCGGGTCGTTGAGATCGAAACAGGACCCGTCATCGCGCAATACGAAATCGAGCTGGAAGCCGGATTGCGTTTGAGCAAGATCACCAGTTTGGCCGAAGACCTGGCGATCGGTTTGCGCGTCCCCAGCGTCCGCATCGTGGCGCCGATTCCCGGCAAGAACACGGTGGGGATCGAAGTGCCGAACGAAAAACGTCAAGCCGTTCGGTTGCGGGACGTGATGGAAGAGTCGGACATGCGCTCGTTGAAGATGAACATTCCGGTCTTCTTGGGCAAAGACGTTTCGGGCAATCCGATGGTCGTCGATTTAGCCAAGATGCCGCACCTGTTGATCGCCGGACGTACCGGTACCGGTAAGAGCGTTTGTCTCAACGCGATCATCACGTCGATCCTGATGACGTGTCGACCGGACGAAGTGCGGATGTTGATGATCGACCCCAAGATGGTGGAGCTGAGCGGTTATGGCAAGCTGCCACACTTGATGCACCCGGTGATCACGGACATGCGCAAGGCCGAAGCGATCCTGGCTTGGGCGGTCGAAAAGATGGAAGAACGTTACTCGTTGTTGGCCAACGCCGGGGTCCGACACATCAACAGCTTCAACGACTTGGGGCGTGATGAAGTGTTGCGCCGCTTGGAGATTGATCCTGAAGACGACAACGGCAGCGTGCCGGACAAACTGCCCTTCATCGTGATCGTCGCCGACGAAATGGCCGACTTGATGATGACCGCGGGCAAGGACGTGGAGCAGCATATCATACGGCTGGCGCAGAAAAGTCGCGCCGTCGGAATCCACCTGATCCTGGCGACGCAAAAACCGACCGTCGACGTGATCACCGGTTTGATCAAAAGTAACCTGCCGGCCCGCTTGAGTTTCCAAGTCGCCAGCAAGACCGATAGCCGGGTGGTGTTGGACGAAAACGGAGCCGACAAGTTGCTCGGCAACGGCGACATGCTGTTCTTGTGGCCGGGGACGAGCACGTTGATCCGTGGCCAAGGGACGTACTTGAGCGATGAAGAGATCGATTTGATCTGCGCGCACTGCAGCATGGGCGAGCAGAACTTCGTCGGCGAACTGATGAATTTGAAGGTCGCCAGCGACGAAGAGGGCGACGGCCCGTCGCTCAATGAAGACCGACCGGACATCTATGACAGCGCGGTGGAGGTGATCATTCGCGAAGGCCGCGGGTCGTGTTCGTTGCTGCAACGGCACCTGGGGATCGGCTACGGTCGCGCCGCCAAGCTGATCGATTTCATGGCCGAAGACGGCATCGTCGGCCAGTACAACGGCAGCAAAGCGCGCGACGTCCTGCTGTCGCTGGAGCAATGGCACGAAATGCAGGGGCTGGATCCACCGGAACCCGACGACGAGTCAGGGGAGCCACGCCCACCGTCCGCGATCGCCGCCGAAGACGAAGAGGGAGAAGAGGGCGACGAAGAATACGAGGAGTATGAAGAAGAGGACGAAGAAGATTGGGAGGAGTGA
- a CDS encoding ABC transporter ATP-binding protein, with translation MLSVENVSKSFPTAGEPLDVLRDVSLELAGGQSMAIVGPSGSGKSTLLQILGTLDRPDDGSVKLDGEDPFVLDDTQLAHWRNQRVGFIFQDHHLLPQLSVIENVLVPSLAVGRASADHIARATELLQAVGLSQRTGHLPSELSGGERERVAIARALLMRPALVLADEPTGNLDRRTAESVTAVLQTLQKENDAILICVTHSGALAAAMDQRQELVDGRLVAG, from the coding sequence ATCCTTTCTGTCGAAAACGTTTCCAAGTCGTTTCCAACCGCCGGTGAGCCCCTCGACGTCCTTCGCGACGTCTCGTTGGAACTGGCCGGCGGTCAATCGATGGCGATCGTCGGCCCCAGCGGTAGCGGCAAGAGCACGCTGCTGCAGATTCTCGGAACGCTCGATCGCCCCGATGACGGCTCGGTAAAACTGGACGGCGAAGACCCCTTCGTGCTCGACGACACGCAACTGGCGCACTGGCGAAACCAACGCGTCGGATTCATCTTTCAAGACCACCATCTGCTGCCACAACTGTCGGTGATCGAAAACGTCTTGGTGCCTTCGCTTGCCGTCGGCCGAGCCTCCGCCGATCATATCGCGCGGGCGACGGAGTTGCTGCAAGCGGTGGGACTGAGTCAACGGACCGGTCATCTGCCCAGCGAACTATCCGGCGGCGAACGCGAACGTGTCGCCATCGCGCGGGCCTTGTTGATGCGTCCCGCACTGGTGCTGGCCGATGAACCGACCGGAAACCTGGATCGACGCACCGCCGAATCGGTCACCGCCGTCCTGCAAACCCTGCAAAAAGAAAACGACGCGATCCTGATCTGCGTGACCCACAGCGGCGCGCTGGCCGCAGCAATGGACCAGCGTCAAGAACTGGTCGACGGCCGCCTGGTCGCGGGCTAA
- a CDS encoding prenyltransferase/squalene oxidase repeat-containing protein: MLSYLQDLTLRLAAGATRLDEPVRQTHAAWLTAQQRGDGGFAGREGGSDPYYTAFALRGLWILDALTPEIGRSAADFLRSRLNHRESIVDLISLIFAAAICEMAVGAEVIGDDDSGWIDNVAGLLESLRTDDGGFAKSPEGRAGSTYQTFLSTLCLELMGRQPRHPERVLDFLDSQAHPDGGYLEIRAAKRAGVNPTAAAIGTLKTLGAIDRVDRGTTLDFLAEMQSDEGGLTANTRIPFADLLSSCTGMITLVDLEAADAVDVAAVRRYAESMQADGGGFTGFALDHIADVEYTFYGLATLALTV; the protein is encoded by the coding sequence GTGCTGTCTTATCTACAGGACCTGACGCTTCGGTTGGCCGCCGGAGCCACGCGGTTGGATGAACCCGTCCGGCAAACGCATGCGGCTTGGCTGACCGCCCAGCAGCGCGGCGACGGAGGGTTCGCCGGACGCGAAGGCGGCAGCGATCCGTACTACACCGCGTTTGCTTTGCGCGGACTCTGGATCCTGGACGCCCTGACGCCCGAGATCGGTCGCTCGGCGGCCGATTTTTTGCGCAGCCGACTGAATCATCGCGAGAGCATCGTCGATTTGATCTCGCTGATTTTCGCTGCCGCGATCTGTGAAATGGCCGTCGGTGCCGAGGTCATCGGCGATGACGACAGCGGCTGGATCGATAACGTCGCGGGTCTGTTGGAATCGCTGCGAACCGACGACGGAGGATTCGCCAAGAGCCCCGAAGGTCGCGCCGGAAGCACCTACCAAACGTTCCTCTCGACACTCTGTCTGGAGCTGATGGGGCGACAACCGCGGCACCCCGAACGTGTCTTGGATTTTTTGGATTCGCAGGCGCACCCCGACGGCGGATACCTGGAAATCCGCGCCGCCAAACGCGCCGGCGTGAACCCCACCGCGGCGGCGATCGGTACGCTGAAAACACTCGGAGCGATCGATCGGGTCGACCGTGGAACCACCCTCGACTTTCTGGCGGAGATGCAATCCGATGAAGGCGGCTTGACGGCCAACACGCGGATCCCGTTCGCCGACCTGCTCAGCAGTTGCACGGGCATGATCACCTTGGTCGACCTGGAAGCCGCCGATGCGGTCGACGTCGCGGCGGTGCGACGATACGCCGAATCGATGCAGGCCGACGGCGGAGGCTTCACCGGGTTTGCACTCGATCACATCGCCGATGTCGAATACACGTTCTACGGTCTGGCCACCCTGGCGCTGACGGTCTGA
- a CDS encoding thioredoxin family protein, whose protein sequence is MVRTASTMLPLGTQAPDFSLPECDGGTVSLSDLAGKKALLVIFMCNHCPYVKHVADQLKSLSDDYMARDVAVVAISSNDADKYPDDSPAAMSKEKADRGYAFAYLHDADQSVAQAYAAACTPDFYLFDADQKLVYRGQLDASRPGNEIPVTGEDLRAALDAVLAGDAPSSQQRASLGCNIKWKPGNEPDYFNAAGVS, encoded by the coding sequence ATGGTCCGTACCGCAAGCACCATGTTGCCCCTGGGCACCCAGGCACCCGATTTTTCGCTTCCCGAATGTGACGGCGGCACCGTCAGCCTGTCGGATTTGGCGGGCAAGAAAGCACTGTTGGTGATCTTCATGTGCAATCACTGTCCCTACGTCAAACACGTCGCCGACCAGCTGAAATCGCTCAGCGACGATTACATGGCCCGGGACGTCGCCGTCGTCGCGATCAGCAGCAACGACGCCGACAAGTACCCGGACGACTCGCCCGCAGCGATGTCCAAAGAGAAAGCCGATCGGGGCTATGCGTTTGCGTATTTGCATGATGCCGACCAAAGCGTCGCCCAAGCTTACGCCGCCGCCTGCACACCGGATTTCTATCTGTTCGACGCCGATCAAAAACTGGTCTACCGGGGCCAGTTGGATGCCTCACGTCCCGGCAATGAGATTCCGGTCACGGGCGAAGACCTGCGGGCCGCACTCGACGCCGTGCTCGCCGGCGATGCCCCAAGCTCCCAGCAGCGCGCGTCGCTGGGTTGCAACATCAAGTGGAAGCCCGGCAACGAGCCCGACTACTTCAACGCCGCCGGTGTCAGCTGA
- a CDS encoding enoyl-ACP reductase FabI, with amino-acid sequence MQFQGKKGLILGVANENSIAWAIAQEIMNAGGMCGFTHLPDRPDDERQRNRRRVSQLTDKYENAAFLLPMDAQKDDDIRSVFEQTTEEFGKIDFVLHSIAFADRQDLGRDTIETSRAGFALAMDVSVYTLLACANAAKPIMNPGGAIAAMTYFGGEKCVPGYNVMGICKAALEAAVRYAAYDLGPSDIRVNALSAGPVRTLAGRAAGVEEMLKLYDKMAPLGRNITHQEVGRTGAFLLSDLSQGITGEILHVDGGYNAMGSPGRLLDDLKS; translated from the coding sequence ATGCAATTTCAGGGTAAGAAGGGGCTTATTTTAGGGGTCGCCAACGAAAATTCGATTGCTTGGGCGATCGCTCAAGAAATCATGAACGCCGGCGGCATGTGCGGATTCACACACCTGCCGGACCGCCCGGACGACGAACGTCAACGAAATCGACGACGCGTCTCCCAGCTGACCGACAAGTACGAAAATGCAGCGTTTCTTCTACCCATGGATGCGCAGAAGGACGACGACATCCGCAGCGTATTCGAACAGACGACAGAAGAATTTGGGAAAATCGACTTTGTCCTCCATTCGATCGCATTTGCCGACCGCCAGGACCTCGGCCGCGACACCATCGAAACCAGCCGTGCCGGGTTTGCCCTGGCTATGGATGTCAGCGTGTACACCTTGCTGGCCTGTGCCAACGCCGCCAAACCGATCATGAATCCGGGCGGCGCGATCGCAGCGATGACCTACTTTGGCGGCGAGAAATGCGTCCCCGGCTACAACGTGATGGGGATCTGCAAAGCCGCCCTGGAGGCCGCGGTCCGCTACGCCGCCTACGACCTGGGCCCGTCGGACATCCGCGTCAACGCACTCTCGGCCGGCCCCGTGCGGACCCTGGCCGGTCGCGCCGCCGGCGTCGAAGAGATGCTCAAGCTGTACGACAAAATGGCGCCGCTGGGGCGAAACATCACCCACCAGGAAGTCGGCCGCACCGGCGCGTTCCTGCTGAGTGATCTGAGCCAAGGCATCACCGGAGAAATCCTGCACGTCGACGGCGGCTACAACGCGATGGGCAGCCCCGGACGCCTGCTCGATGACCTCAAGTCGTAA